The Deltaproteobacteria bacterium HGW-Deltaproteobacteria-18 nucleotide sequence GTCGAGGGAGATGGAGATCATGGGCAAGGTCTCGGCTTTCGTGCTCCATGATTTGAAGAATCATGTCTATACGCTTTCGCTCATGGTCGACAACGCGCAAAAACATATCGGCAATCCCGAATTCCAGAAGGATATGGTCGATTCTTTGGGCCGCACGGTGGGCAAGATGAAGATCCTCATCTCGCAACTCAAGGGTCTCCCCGACCGGCAAACCCTGAAGCGTGAACCTGTGGGCCTTCTGTCGCTGGCAAGGGAGGCCACCCGTCCCCTGCCGCAGGAGCGTCTGGATTTTCAGGGTACGGATGTGCGGGTGCTGGTTGACAGCGTGGAGATGGGCAAGGTGATCCTTAACCTTTGCCTGAATGCGCTGGAGGCTTCCACGGCGGGTCAATCCATATCCATTACGGTCGGGGAGGAACCGGAGCCATTTGTGAAGGTCGTGGATCATGGCGTGGGGATTGCCGAGGAGTTTCTGGCGGGCGGTCTCTTCGAACCGTTCAAGTCCACCAAGACCAAGGGCATGGGCATCGGACTGTATCAATGCAAGCAGATCGTTGAAGCTCACCGAGGGCGAATCGAGGTTCGTAGTGTTCCGGGAGAAGGTGCTGAATTTGTTGTTTGTATTGAGGATAGATAGACTTTGTTATCAATTTTTAGGCGAGAGATATGGACTTGTAATGTGAAGATGTGTTATTTTTCAATAAAATTGATCGGTGGTGTCGAATAAAATGTGTTCTGATTCAAAAAATACCTTGAGTGGGGCCAATAATTGGAACATTTGCTTATTGTTGATGATAACGAGGATGTACTGACCCAGCTCAAATGGGGGTTGGCCTCGGAACCATACGCGCTCCATCTTGCCTCCAATGTTGACGAGGCGCTGGCTGTCTTTCGTCGGCTTCATCCCGGTGTGGTGACCCTTGATCTGGGTCTTCCGCCGCATGTCGAGTCTTCGGAGGAGGGGTTTAGGGCGTTGGCGGAGATGCTCAAATTTGAGCCTTCAGCCAAGATCATTGTCGTCACCGGCAATGACGATCGGGAAAATGCCCTGCAGGCGATCAAGCTGGGTGCCTTTGATTTTTTTCGCAAGCCCATCGACCTGGACGAGTTGCGAGTCATCATTCGCCGTGCGTTCCATTTGCATGGCATTGAGCGCGAGACAGTGGTTCAGCAGGGCGAAGCAGCCCTCGAGGTCAGGGACAACTGCGGGATCGTAGGGGCGTGCGCGGCCATGCGCGGGGTGCTGGGTCTTATCGACAAGGTCGCGGCTTCGGACGTGCCGATTCTTGTTTCCGGCGAGAGCGGCACAGGCAAGGAACTGGTGGCCAGAGCCATTCATGCCAAGAGTTTGCGCAAGCATGGTCCCTTGATCTGTATCAACTGTGGAGCCATCCCCGAGAACCTGATCGAGTCCGAGTTGTTTGGTCATGAAAAGGGAGCCTTCACAGGTGCGGCCTCCACGGTAAGGGGCAAGGTCGAATACGCCAGCGACGGAACCCTCTTTTTGGACGAGATAGGGGAACTGCCCGTCAATCTCCAGGTCAAGTTGCTCAGATTTCTGCAGGAGATGGTCATTCAACGTGTGGGGGGGAGAAAGGACATCTCCGTGAATGTGCGCATCATCGCGGCCACGAATATCGACATCGCCGCAGCCATAGCCCAGGGGCGTTTTCGGGAAGATCTGTATTACCGCATCGGCGTGGTCAATATCCATCTTCCTCCGCTGCGGGAACGGGAAGGCGACGTGCGTATTCTGGCCGAATATTTTCTGGATCGCATCACCCGCGATCTGGGTAAACCCCGATGCGGGTTCGCGCCTGATGCCCTGGCCTGCCTCAATACTTATGGCTGGCCTGGCAATATCCGTGAACTTGAAAACAAGTTGCGGCGAGCAGTGCTGCTTGCGGACTCGACCCTGCTCACGGCCGAGGAACTGGGTTTCGGGGAGGGTGTCGATGCCCTGAATGGGTTGGGTCTGAAGGACAAGACTCTGAAGGAAGCCAGAGCCATGCTCGAAAAGAAGATGGTTCTGGCTGCCTTGGCCAAGCATGAGGGCAACATAGTCAAGGCTTCTGACGCACTTGGGATCAGTCGGCCGACCATGTATGATCTTTTGAAGAAGCACGAGATCGAAAATTAGCAGGTAAAGGGCGTATTTTTTTTGGGTTCAGTTCTATGCAGATTCATGTTGGCAATGTATTCATCTTTTACATTTTTAATTTATGTTCATTTTTTTAATATAATTAATTTAAATTCTGAGATATTTGTATATTTTTATTTAATTTTTCTGATCTTTTAATTTTATTAAATACAGTATTTAATATTTATAGAGTAAATAATATATTTGAAATTATTAATATAGTGATAATTTTATATAAATTAAAATAGTTATTAAATGGGTTTTGTATGGCAAAATGTTGTGCTAATAAAGATCGTCTGTTCGAGTTGAGCAGCGAAAAGTCGGGCGCCGGGAGGGAGCGGTTCGGCCGTAAAATTCGTGGGCCCGAAGACTTTGATGGGTTTCGGGTGGTTAGCGAGTTGAAAGAGCAGTTGGGCGTGTTGATGGCGCAGGACGAAGGCCTTTCCAGGGTTTTGGGCTGTCTTGAAGAAAAAATGTCGATGTATCGGGATTTTTGCGATTTTCCGGCCCACGGTTTCATCTGCATGGACGTCCAGGGACGACTGCGGGAGGCAAATTCCTGGATGATCGATCAGTTAGGTGTGGAAAGCTGCGCACTGCTCAATTTGCCTTTCGAGCACCACGTTGTCTCTCAAGATGTGCAAAAATTCAGGGAACATCTTGGCCTAGTCTTCGAAACAGGGGTGCGGCAGACTTGCGAGCTGATGCTCAAACGGAAGAATCTGCAGGAGTTCCGGGTTCAAATCGAGACAGGCAGGTCTTTAAATGGTGGGTGCTCCGAATTATGCATCTCTGTTTTGAGATCCAGCCCAGATATGAGTGGTACGGTATTTAAAAATTTTGATTCTTGTTCTTGCCTTGATGAAGAGTTATGTTCCAAGTCAATGCATCAATTAGAAATTGAAAATAGATTTCAGATATTATTGCAACAATTTCACGCAATATTAAGTGATATTAATGGGACAGTAATAATTGTTTCTCCGGAAATGAGAGTTCAATGGTCGAACATAGTTAATGATTTTGGGATAAATTCAAATATACCTGATAGCGTTATGAATTACTGTTTTGAATTTGTTAGTAATTTTTCAAAATTTTACGAAAATGGAATTGTATTCGAATGTTTTAAGACAGGAGAGAAAAGGTCTTGCATTATTACGCATGGAGAGTCTGTGCTTGATATAAGGGCTTTTCCTGTTAAAGAAAATGGAAGTGTCGCTAATGTGCTTTTGCTGGTATGTGATGTTACGGGAAGAATGGCGATTCAGGAGGATGCGCAGTATGCATGTCATCTTTTGTCGCTTGGGGAGTTGGCGGCAAGTGTTGCGCATGAAATAAACAATCCGGTTAACGGCATCATCAACTACGGGCAAATATTGGTCAACGAGTGCGGCGCCGAGAGCATGGAGCATGACCTTGGGGCGCGGATCCTCAAAGAGGGGGAGCGCATCGGTCGCCTCGTCAAATCCCTCCTTTCCTATGCGCATGAAAGGCGAAAAGAGAAAAGGGCTACGTCGGTTTCGACGATTGTCGAAGAAACAATGGCCTTGACCCAGGCGCAAATCCGCAAGGACGGCATCCATCTTGTACTCAATTTTCCGGATACACTGCCCGAAGTCACGTCAAATCTGCAGCAAGTTCAGCAGGCGTTCATCAATATCATCAGCAACGCGCGCTATGCGCTGAATGAAAAGTACCCGGGGTGGCACAGGGACAAGAGTCTTGTGATCTCTGGCGAGGTCGTCATGATCGAGGAATGCCCTCATGTGCGGGTAGCATTTCTGGATCAGGGGGGCGGGATATCGGCGGAAAAGATTTCATTTTTGACCAAGCCTTTTTTCTCCACCAAGCCTTTTGGCAAGGGGACTGGTCTTGGGCTCAGTATCACGCAGAAGATCATTGAGGATCACGGGGGGTATCTGCGCTTTGAGAGTGAGGAGGGTTTGTTTACCCGCGTGATGATCGATTTACCGGTTCATCGGAAAGATGTGGGGAAATGACAATGAGCGGCAGAATTCTGATTGTCGATGACGAAGAATCGATCAGGTTCACTCTTTCACGATTTTTGCGTGTCGCGGGTCATGCGGTCGTGACTACCTCGAGTTGCAGCGAGGCCTTGTCCAAAATTTCCGGCGAAGGGTTCGATGTCGTATTTGTGGACATATTCCTCGAAGACGGCACGGGAATCGACATTCTGCGCGAGATCAAGGCGAGAGGGCTGAGTTGTCCGGTCATCATGATCACCGGTGATCCCGGTGTCGAGAGCGTGACCGAAGCCATTCATCTGGGCGCCTTCGACTACATTCCCAAGCCAGTCAAACAGGATGCATTGTTGAACGCCACCCGGCTGGCCTTGTCGTACAAACTCGCCAACGATGAAAAGGAGAGATACCGGTCGAATCTTGAGGCGATTTTCAGAAGCGTCAGAGAGGCCATCATTTCTGTCAACAACGATTCCGTGCTGATCGAATTCAATGAAGCTGCCAGAGAAATGTGCGGGTTTTCTCAGTCCGACGTTGGCAAGCCCGTCGGCTTGCTGCCGCAGACGGTCAACAGGAGATTCGAGACGATTCTCGCGGAAGGGCTGCTGAGCGGGAAGCCGCATGAGGAGGATCGCGTCGAGTGCCAGACTGGAAATGGGGTCCGCAAAGTGGTCAGTGCGCGAATCTATCCGCTGCTCAACGCCCAGGGCCAATCCACCGGCGTGGTAATGATGCTGCGTGACGATACGCATGTGTCAAATTTGGAGATGAAGCTCAAGGATTACGGACAGTTTTATCGTCTCATCGGAAAGAGCGAGCCGATGCAGAAGGTCTATGCCCTGATAAGAACGCTCGCCAGTGTGCAGACAACGACCCTGATCACCGGTGAAAGCGGTACGGGCAAGGAGTTGGTTGCCGATGCCCTGCATGCGGCCGGAGACGTCAGCGACAAGCCTCTGGTGAAGGTAAACTGTTCTGCCTTGCCCGAGAGCCTGCTGGAAAGTGAGCTCTTCGGTCATGTCAAGGGGGCGTTTACGGGTGCGATCAGGGATAGTGAGGGGCGCTTTCAGAAAGCCAGCGGCGGAACGATTTTTTTTGACGAGATTGGCGACCTTTCGCCCATCGTGCAGCTCAAGCTGTTGCGTGTTCTGGAAGAACGGGAGTTTGAGCGGGTTGGGAGTGCCACGACCGTGAAAGCCAATGTTCGGCTTATCGCGGCGACAAACAAGAACCTCCGGGAGCAGGTCGTCAAGGGTACATTGAGGGAGGATCTTTACTACCGTCTCAAGGTGGTTGAGATCAAGCTGCCTCCTTTGCGCGCTCGGACTGAGGACATTCCGCTCCTCGTCGATCATTTTCGCGAAAGGTTCAACGCAAAGTTCAAAAAGAACATCAAATCCGTATCCTCCGATGTATTTCACGCCTTTCTCAAGCATCCATGGCCAGGCAATGTGCGCGAACTTGAGCATATTATGGAACATGCCTTTGTGCTTTGTACCAAGGGCATTATCACGTTTGACGACATGCCATTGGATTTTCTGAAGTCTTCAGGAGTACGGAGCTCGCATTCAGGAAGCCGGAATGACGATGCGAGTGTTGTTCTTGAAGCTCTGAACAGTACAGACTGGAACAAGGCGAAGGCTGCGCGGATGCTCGGGATAGACAGGGTGACCCTGTACCGTAAAATCAAGAGATATGGCCTCGTCCGGGAATCTTCCGATACGAAACTGTTGCGTTTCTGATGCATCTTTTGCATGCAACGATTTTGTTGCATGCAACGTATTCTGCATGCAGTTTTCCAGCCCCGTATTCTGTTTTTATCGAAAAAATCAATTATTTTGAAGTAATGTGGAAGACATGTGAATTATTTTGTTGCTGGTATGAATATTGTATTAAATCTGTTTGGTGGTTTCGAGGCAGTGCTGGCTCGGATGTGGATACCAGCTTTGTATTTCCGCATAACCTCTTACAAAAGATCATCTTCATGAAATTTCATTTAAAATAGCCATGAATGCAAACATACTTGTCATCGATGACGAAGAATCCATTCGATTCACATTTTATAAATTTCTTGCCGAGAAAGGAAATCATGTCTGCACGTCAAAAAATTTGATGGAATCACTGTCTAAAATAAAAGAAAATGTTTTTGATGTTATAATCGTTGATATTATTCTTGGTGATGGATGTGGATTAGACGTATTGAGAAATGTTGACCGTAACGAAGTTGAAACGCAAGTCATCATAATGACTGCATATCCATCAGTAGAGACAATTGACATGAGTTTCAAAATGCATGCAGCTGATTATATCATAAAGCCTATACGGCAAGATGAACTCATTTCTTCTGTAAATAATATAATACAAAAAAAAATATCTTTGCGCAAAAAAAATAATATTGCTGTATAATTTTCACATTTATAAAAATCTGATTCCGGATTTGTGTAAATTTTTCCAAGTAAGATCTCACTGCAAACAATCCAACTCAGCAAAAGACAGGCTGGAGGTTTCTGACGGAGTAATGTAACAGCTCAATCATCCCCATCTTCCACGGTAGCAATTGATCTGCGATAAGGCATGCAGGGAAAGTTACCCAACTTTTTGTGCGGCTTGGGTTTGGACAGGCTCGGGAGAAGGGATTGGTCCACGTGTAGGGGCATGAGCGCCCGCATAGTGTCGAAGAAGCGTTTTATGAGTGGTGGGGCGCTAATAAGCGACATGACAAAAGGGGTTGGATTTTTACATCCAACCCCTTGATTTTCTTGTGGCGCGCCAGGGAGGACTCGAACCCCCG carries:
- the prsR gene encoding PEP-CTERM-box response regulator transcription factor, producing the protein MEHLLIVDDNEDVLTQLKWGLASEPYALHLASNVDEALAVFRRLHPGVVTLDLGLPPHVESSEEGFRALAEMLKFEPSAKIIVVTGNDDRENALQAIKLGAFDFFRKPIDLDELRVIIRRAFHLHGIERETVVQQGEAALEVRDNCGIVGACAAMRGVLGLIDKVAASDVPILVSGESGTGKELVARAIHAKSLRKHGPLICINCGAIPENLIESELFGHEKGAFTGAASTVRGKVEYASDGTLFLDEIGELPVNLQVKLLRFLQEMVIQRVGGRKDISVNVRIIAATNIDIAAAIAQGRFREDLYYRIGVVNIHLPPLREREGDVRILAEYFLDRITRDLGKPRCGFAPDALACLNTYGWPGNIRELENKLRRAVLLADSTLLTAEELGFGEGVDALNGLGLKDKTLKEARAMLEKKMVLAALAKHEGNIVKASDALGISRPTMYDLLKKHEIEN
- a CDS encoding sigma-54-dependent Fis family transcriptional regulator, encoding MSGRILIVDDEESIRFTLSRFLRVAGHAVVTTSSCSEALSKISGEGFDVVFVDIFLEDGTGIDILREIKARGLSCPVIMITGDPGVESVTEAIHLGAFDYIPKPVKQDALLNATRLALSYKLANDEKERYRSNLEAIFRSVREAIISVNNDSVLIEFNEAAREMCGFSQSDVGKPVGLLPQTVNRRFETILAEGLLSGKPHEEDRVECQTGNGVRKVVSARIYPLLNAQGQSTGVVMMLRDDTHVSNLEMKLKDYGQFYRLIGKSEPMQKVYALIRTLASVQTTTLITGESGTGKELVADALHAAGDVSDKPLVKVNCSALPESLLESELFGHVKGAFTGAIRDSEGRFQKASGGTIFFDEIGDLSPIVQLKLLRVLEEREFERVGSATTVKANVRLIAATNKNLREQVVKGTLREDLYYRLKVVEIKLPPLRARTEDIPLLVDHFRERFNAKFKKNIKSVSSDVFHAFLKHPWPGNVRELEHIMEHAFVLCTKGIITFDDMPLDFLKSSGVRSSHSGSRNDDASVVLEALNSTDWNKAKAARMLGIDRVTLYRKIKRYGLVRESSDTKLLRF